Proteins co-encoded in one Deltaproteobacteria bacterium genomic window:
- a CDS encoding transposase has protein sequence MSRAQILEGGALLPQILERGSVALASRKPAGNRRRPLQFPPPSRDDRVTVTTPRNIAVPGAASFVTAVLHDRLPLFLYRPYCAIVLDALAFQRQSRKMRLHGFVIMPDHVHWVMTPAPPRTPSDLVRDIKTFTAKAIRGRLQHENAPDLVAALRRAVRRPERQSYKVWQDGTWIHPLLNEDELRARIVYVHTNPVRAGLCVEAEGYQWSSARSYERGDDEPIGIDRIEL, from the coding sequence GTGAGCCGCGCGCAAATCCTTGAGGGTGGGGCGTTGCTCCCGCAAATCCTTGAGCGCGGGAGCGTTGCGCTCGCCAGCAGGAAACCGGCTGGAAACCGGCGTCGCCCCTTGCAATTCCCGCCCCCGTCGCGCGATGATCGCGTCACTGTGACAACCCCGCGCAACATCGCGGTGCCGGGCGCGGCCTCCTTCGTCACCGCCGTGTTACACGACCGGCTCCCACTGTTTCTCTATCGCCCGTATTGCGCGATCGTGCTCGACGCACTCGCCTTTCAACGGCAGAGCAGGAAGATGCGCTTGCATGGGTTCGTCATCATGCCGGACCACGTACACTGGGTCATGACGCCCGCACCACCGCGAACACCCAGTGACCTTGTTCGCGACATCAAGACGTTCACCGCAAAAGCAATCCGTGGACGGTTGCAGCATGAAAATGCCCCGGATCTGGTTGCGGCCCTCCGCCGCGCGGTGCGTCGTCCCGAGCGGCAATCCTACAAGGTATGGCAGGACGGCACGTGGATTCACCCACTGCTAAACGAGGACGAGTTGCGTGCTCGGATAGTGTACGTGCACACGAACCCGGTTCGGGCCGGCCTTTGTGTCGAGGCAGAAGGCTACCAGTGGTCGAGTGCGCGCAGCTACGAGCGCGGTGACGACGAGCCGATCGGGATCGATCGGATCGAGCTGTAA
- the cas6 gene encoding CRISPR system precrRNA processing endoribonuclease RAMP protein Cas6 → MTTYLPPVLPLTVTLRTAEPQRLPPFLGSALHGALGGALYRTVCAFPKRERCPGCPLYARCAYAALFETPAGVERRSTPQGERERCPTPLEGGSAAPAAANDALHAAGIRDQAPRPLVLASEPGWTRTSGNPFRLAADCDVPFRLTLIGRAIDDLPVVIVALQAMARRGLGIPEERERDGERHRAAMQLVGVTTDSAHVVYDAESERFNPPPTAPAPDSGGAGEATIEFVTPLRLKHQGRLAGTVTPPLFFDTLAQRANALAVLFGDNAAAVDRAAAVAAAHDVAVVATRLRRVHVTRYSARQRQRMQWPGLMGTLHWRGGALRELWPLLHFGERVQVGKGTALGFGRYMLRGAA, encoded by the coding sequence ATGACGACGTACCTCCCCCCCGTCCTCCCGCTCACCGTCACCCTCCGCACCGCCGAGCCGCAGCGGCTGCCGCCGTTTCTCGGTTCCGCGCTGCACGGCGCGCTCGGGGGCGCGCTCTACCGCACCGTCTGCGCGTTTCCGAAGCGCGAGCGGTGCCCGGGCTGTCCGCTCTACGCGCGCTGCGCGTACGCGGCCTTGTTCGAAACGCCAGCGGGCGTGGAGCGACGCTCCACGCCTCAAGGGGAGAGGGAGCGTTGCCCCACGCCCCTTGAGGGCGGGAGCGCTGCTCCCGCCGCCGCCAACGATGCGCTCCACGCCGCCGGCATCCGCGATCAGGCGCCGCGCCCGCTGGTGCTCGCCTCCGAACCCGGCTGGACACGCACCAGCGGCAACCCGTTTCGTCTCGCCGCCGACTGCGACGTGCCGTTTCGGCTGACTCTGATCGGCCGCGCCATCGACGACCTGCCGGTCGTCATTGTCGCGCTGCAAGCGATGGCGAGGCGCGGGCTGGGCATTCCCGAGGAGCGGGAGCGGGATGGAGAGCGCCACCGGGCGGCCATGCAGCTCGTGGGCGTGACGACGGACAGCGCGCACGTCGTTTACGACGCCGAGAGCGAACGCTTCAACCCGCCGCCCACGGCGCCGGCACCCGATTCGGGCGGTGCCGGCGAGGCCACCATCGAGTTCGTCACCCCCCTGCGGCTCAAGCATCAGGGCCGCCTCGCCGGCACCGTCACGCCACCGCTCTTCTTCGACACGCTGGCGCAGCGCGCCAACGCGCTCGCCGTGCTCTTCGGTGATAACGCGGCGGCCGTGGATCGCGCTGCCGCGGTCGCCGCCGCCCACGACGTCGCGGTGGTCGCCACCCGCCTGCGGCGCGTGCACGTCACGCGCTATTCCGCGCGCCAGCGCCAACGCATGCAGTGGCCCGGATTGATGGGCACGCTGCACTGGCGTGGCGGCGCGCTGCGTGAGCTGTGGCCCCTGCTGCACTTCGGTGAACGGGTACAAGTCGGCAAAGGCACGGCGTTGGGATTCGGGCGGTACATGCTGCGCGGCGCCGCGTGA
- a CDS encoding tetratricopeptide repeat protein — MIAPSRRSAAELVASAAALKQRHDWDALAALAAELPPHWGAEWLRAADEVAFAEGQRGRFVAARDLLVRAFEREPSHRRASALAYVHYAALLAHNIRKPRLDEPEPWRKGFERWITEALRLRPDSIVDRYRLGVYYASILTQKDTLALRAFCEAIALFERLPAAARTPRHRLATPYVRALYGAARSAYRLGRLDQARRWIFRCIRFDHERHHQKPVFKLFLAAKVLVAQEQLADAERALRLAVDAPHDGDRDFVYALLAEIALRQNRIEDAAQWIVLNLPAHNRKPYIWRLLGDCEARGGRVDRALKLYKSALLKDRAGRHKTLLRVGRLAEQVGQLAEARRAYEQAAEFRRRRYLSEEVAALEALARVCEQQGDREAARAAFTRMARLPLHAERAEQELARLAG, encoded by the coding sequence GTGATCGCACCCTCCCGTCGCTCGGCCGCCGAGTTGGTCGCTTCCGCCGCTGCCCTCAAACAGCGGCACGACTGGGATGCACTCGCCGCACTCGCCGCCGAGCTGCCCCCGCACTGGGGCGCCGAATGGTTGCGCGCCGCCGACGAGGTGGCCTTCGCCGAAGGGCAACGGGGTCGCTTCGTCGCGGCGCGCGACCTGCTGGTGCGCGCCTTCGAGCGCGAACCCAGCCACCGCCGCGCCAGCGCGCTGGCCTATGTGCACTACGCCGCCCTGCTCGCGCACAACATCCGCAAGCCGCGCCTCGATGAACCCGAACCGTGGCGCAAAGGGTTCGAGCGCTGGATCACCGAAGCGCTGCGCCTGCGCCCCGACTCGATCGTCGATCGCTACCGCCTCGGCGTCTACTACGCCAGCATCCTGACCCAGAAGGACACGCTCGCCCTGCGCGCCTTTTGCGAAGCGATCGCGCTGTTCGAGCGCCTGCCCGCCGCCGCCCGCACGCCGCGGCACCGGCTCGCCACGCCGTACGTGCGCGCCCTCTACGGGGCGGCGCGTTCGGCCTATCGACTCGGCCGCCTCGACCAGGCGCGCCGCTGGATCTTTCGCTGTATCCGCTTCGACCATGAACGGCATCACCAAAAGCCGGTCTTCAAGTTGTTTCTAGCGGCCAAGGTGCTCGTAGCGCAGGAACAACTTGCCGACGCCGAACGGGCGCTGCGGCTCGCCGTGGACGCGCCGCACGACGGCGATCGCGACTTCGTCTACGCGCTGCTGGCCGAAATCGCCCTGCGACAGAATCGCATCGAAGATGCGGCGCAGTGGATCGTGCTCAACCTCCCCGCGCACAATCGCAAGCCGTACATCTGGCGCCTGCTCGGCGACTGCGAGGCGCGCGGCGGCCGCGTCGATCGCGCGCTCAAGCTCTACAAGAGTGCGCTGCTCAAGGATCGCGCCGGCCGGCACAAGACGCTGCTGCGCGTCGGCCGGCTCGCCGAGCAAGTCGGTCAACTGGCCGAGGCGCGCCGGGCCTACGAGCAAGCCGCCGAGTTTCGCCGCCGCCGCTACCTCAGCGAAGAGGTCGCCGCCCTCGAGGCGCTGGCGCGCGTGTGCGAGCAACAAGGCGATCGTGAGGCAGCACGCGCGGCCTTCACCCGCATGGCGCGCTTGCCGTTGCACGCCGAGCGCGCCGAGCAAGAGCTGGCGCGCCTGGCCGGATGA